A window of the Citrus sinensis cultivar Valencia sweet orange chromosome 9, DVS_A1.0, whole genome shotgun sequence genome harbors these coding sequences:
- the LOC102625716 gene encoding U-box domain-containing protein 51 isoform X1, protein MFPQFDESVPPNSTAVAIDKDKNSPHAVRWAIDHLIISNPLIILLHIRQKYNHQNSNGGYVESDSEMQQLFTPFRGYCARKGVLLKEVVIDDNDVPKAILEYIGRNLLNNIVVGASTRNALARKFKGVDISTTVMKSAPDFCSVYIISKGKILSVRTAQRPAANTATPPRQPSPGIPPQIPSDHGELDDPFRGQGMRGIPRGLATERLSWEKGSTPIRAAAHDRHRSSPSTLALDTIESTLPGRRSTGRDSFSDESDYSGPLAMGSLDISSKNLDFSSVPVSPRVSSASQSSRDLEAEMRRLKLELRQTMEMYSTACKEALNAKKKAKELNQWKIEEAQRFEEARMAEETALAIAEMEKAKCRAAIEAAEKAQKLADAEAQRRKQAELKAKREAEEKNRALTALAHNDVRYRKYTIEEIEEATDKFSEAMKIGEGGYGPVYRGKLDHTPVAIKVLRPDAAQGKRQFQQEVEVLSSIRHPNMVLLLGACPDYGCLVYEYMHNGSLEDRLLRRGNTPVIPWRKRFKIAAEIATALLFLHQAKPEPLVHRDLKPANILLDRNYVSKISDVGLARLVPPSVADSVTQYHMTSAAGTFCYIDPEYQQTGMLTTKSDIYSFGIMLLQIITARSPMGLTHHVSRAIEKGTLAEMLDPAVTDWPAEAAESFSKLAIQCAELRKKDRPDLGTVIVPELNRLKDLGRKLESNKSYGYAKREGHSHSGSGRTSHTRSNVPRSPPPLSSSSYSNSRISNPSSSQMEESSIEHEER, encoded by the exons ATGTTTCCTCAATTCGATGAGAGCGTTCCGCCCAACTCGACGGCCGTGGCCATTGACAAAGACAAGAACAGCCCCCATGCTGTGAGATGGGCCATCGATCATCTTATTATCAGCAACCCTCTTATCATTTTGCTCCACATTCGCCAAAAGTATAATCATC AGAATTCCAATGGAGGTTATGTTGAATCTGATTCTGAGATGCAACAACTTTTCACGCCTTTCCGCGGATATTGTGCGCGTAAAGGG GTTTTATTGAAGGAGGTTGTCATTGATGATAATGATGTTCCTAAAGCAATCCTGGAATACATAGGCAGGAATTTACTCAACAACATCGTTGTTGGTGCATCAACAAGAAATGCTCTTGCAAG GAAGTTTAAAGGTGTTGATATATCAACTACTGTGATGAAATCTGCACCGGACTTTTGTTCTGTgtatataatttcaaaagggAAGATATTATCGGTGCGAACCGCGCAGCGGCCTGCTGCTAATACTGCTACTCCACCAAGGCAACCATCTCCTGGAATTCCACCTCAGATTCCATCTGATCACGGCGAACTAGACGATCCCTTCAG AGGACAGGGCATGAGGGGAATTCCAAGAGGTTTAGCAACAGAAAGATTGTCATGGGAGAAAGGCAGCACTCCAATAAGAGCAGCAGCACACGATAGACATAGAAGCTCTCCATCCACTCTCGCGTTAGACACCATTGAATCCACACTCCCTGGTCGAAGATCAACTGGCCGCGATTCTTTCTCAGATGAATCTGATTATTCAGGCCCACTAGCAATGGGGTCTCTTGATATTTCATCCAAAAATCTTGATTTCTCCAGTGTACCAGTTTCTCCTAGAGTTTCCTCAGCTTCGCAATCTTCG CGGGACTTAGAGGCAGAGATGAGAAGATTAAAGCTGGAGCTTCGGCAGACCATGGAAATGTACAGCACTGCTTGCAAAGAAGCACTCAATGCCAAAAAGAAG GCTAAAGAGCTCAATCAGTGGAAGATAGAGGAGGCGCAGAGATTTGAGGAAGCAAGGATGGCGGAAGAGACAGCTCTGGCCATCGCAGAAATGGAGAAGGCTAAGTGCAGAGCTGCAATTGAAGCAGCTGAGAAAGCTCAGAAGCTAGCAGACGCGGAGgcacagagaagaaaacaagcaGAGTTAAAGGCCAAGCGAGAGGCGGAAGAGAAGAATCGTGCTTTGACTGCTTTGGCACATAATGATGTCCGGTACAGAAAATACACGATAGAGGAGATTGAAGAAGCTACTGACAAGTTCTCAGAGGCAATGAAGATTGGAGAAGGAGGTTATGGACCTGTTTATAGAGGCAAACTTGATCACACCCCAGTTGCAATCAAAGTTTTAAGGCCTGATGCTGCTCAAGGAAAGAGGCAATTTCAACAAGAA GTTGAGGTTTTAAGCAGCATTAGACATCCAAACATGGTGCTGCTCCTTGGTGCCTGCCCGGATTATGGATGCTTGGTATATGAATACATGCACAATGGTAGCTTAGAAGATCGATTGCTTCGAAGAGGCAACACCCCTGTAATTCCATGGAGAAAACGGTTCAAAATAGCTGCCGAGATTGCAACGGCACTTCTATTTCTTCACCAAGCTAAGCCAGAACCCCTTGTGCATCGGGACCTGAAGCCAGCAAACATCCTCCTAGACCGCAATTATGTGAGCAAAATTAGTGACGTTGGCCTTGCGCGGTTAGTTCCACCTTCAGTCGCTGATAGTGTCACACAATATCACATGACTTCAGCTGCAGGAACGTTCTGTTACATTGATCCTGAGTACCAACAAACGGGAATGTTGACTACAAAATCAGATATATACTCGTTCGGGATAATGCTACTTCAGATTATCACAGCCAGGTCTCCAATGGGCCTGACTCATCATGTTTCACGTGCCATCGAGAAAGGAACATTGGCAGAGATGCTTGATCCAGCCGTAACAGATTGGCCTGCTGAAGCGGCTGAAAGTTTCTCGAAATTGGCAATACAATGTGCTGAGCTGAGGAAGAAAGACAGGCCAGATCTTGGCACAGTCATTGTGCCTGAGCTTAACCGATTGAAAGACCTAGGAAGGAAACTAGAATCAAACAAGAGTTACGGTTATGCAAAAAGAGAGGGACACTCGCACAGCGGCAGCGGTAGGACTAGTCATACTCGCAGCAATGTGCCGCGTTCTCCTCCTCCTTTGTCAAGTTCGTCTTATTCTAACTCAAGGATATCAAATCCATCATCAAGTCAG ATGGAGGAGTCGAGCATAGAGCACGAGGAAAGATGA
- the LOC102625716 gene encoding U-box domain-containing protein 51 isoform X3 encodes MFPQFDESVPPNSTAVAIDKDKNSPHAVRWAIDHLIISNPLIILLHIRQKYNHQNSNGGYVESDSEMQQLFTPFRGYCARKGVLLKEVVIDDNDVPKAILEYIGRNLLNNIVVGASTRNALARKFKGVDISTTVMKSAPDFCSVYIISKGKILSVRTAQRPAANTATPPRQPSPGIPPQIPSDHGELDDPFRGQGMRGIPRGLATERLSWEKGSTPIRAAAHDRHRSSPSTLALDTIESTLPGRRSTGRDSFSDESDYSGPLAMGSLDISSKNLDFSSVPVSPRVSSASQSSRDLEAEMRRLKLELRQTMEMYSTACKEALNAKKKAKELNQWKIEEAQRFEEARMAEETALAIAEMEKAKCRAAIEAAEKAQKLADAEAQRRKQAELKAKREAEEKNRALTALAHNDVRYRKYTIEEIEEATDKFSEAMKIGEGGYGPVYRGKLDHTPVAIKVLRPDAAQGKRQFQQEVEVLSSIRHPNMVLLLGACPDYGCLVYEYMHNGSLEDRLLRRGNTPVIPWRKRFKIAAEIATALLFLHQAKPEPLVHRDLKPANILLDRNYVSKISDVGLARLVPPSVADSVTQYHMTSAAGTFCYIDPEYQQTGMLTTKSDIYSFGIMLLQIITARSPMGLTHHVSRAIEKGTLAEMLDPAVTDWPAEAAESFSKLAIQCAELRKKDRPDLGTVIVPELNRLKDLGRKLESNKSYGYAKREGHSHSGSDGGVEHRARGKMIKTEA; translated from the exons ATGTTTCCTCAATTCGATGAGAGCGTTCCGCCCAACTCGACGGCCGTGGCCATTGACAAAGACAAGAACAGCCCCCATGCTGTGAGATGGGCCATCGATCATCTTATTATCAGCAACCCTCTTATCATTTTGCTCCACATTCGCCAAAAGTATAATCATC AGAATTCCAATGGAGGTTATGTTGAATCTGATTCTGAGATGCAACAACTTTTCACGCCTTTCCGCGGATATTGTGCGCGTAAAGGG GTTTTATTGAAGGAGGTTGTCATTGATGATAATGATGTTCCTAAAGCAATCCTGGAATACATAGGCAGGAATTTACTCAACAACATCGTTGTTGGTGCATCAACAAGAAATGCTCTTGCAAG GAAGTTTAAAGGTGTTGATATATCAACTACTGTGATGAAATCTGCACCGGACTTTTGTTCTGTgtatataatttcaaaagggAAGATATTATCGGTGCGAACCGCGCAGCGGCCTGCTGCTAATACTGCTACTCCACCAAGGCAACCATCTCCTGGAATTCCACCTCAGATTCCATCTGATCACGGCGAACTAGACGATCCCTTCAG AGGACAGGGCATGAGGGGAATTCCAAGAGGTTTAGCAACAGAAAGATTGTCATGGGAGAAAGGCAGCACTCCAATAAGAGCAGCAGCACACGATAGACATAGAAGCTCTCCATCCACTCTCGCGTTAGACACCATTGAATCCACACTCCCTGGTCGAAGATCAACTGGCCGCGATTCTTTCTCAGATGAATCTGATTATTCAGGCCCACTAGCAATGGGGTCTCTTGATATTTCATCCAAAAATCTTGATTTCTCCAGTGTACCAGTTTCTCCTAGAGTTTCCTCAGCTTCGCAATCTTCG CGGGACTTAGAGGCAGAGATGAGAAGATTAAAGCTGGAGCTTCGGCAGACCATGGAAATGTACAGCACTGCTTGCAAAGAAGCACTCAATGCCAAAAAGAAG GCTAAAGAGCTCAATCAGTGGAAGATAGAGGAGGCGCAGAGATTTGAGGAAGCAAGGATGGCGGAAGAGACAGCTCTGGCCATCGCAGAAATGGAGAAGGCTAAGTGCAGAGCTGCAATTGAAGCAGCTGAGAAAGCTCAGAAGCTAGCAGACGCGGAGgcacagagaagaaaacaagcaGAGTTAAAGGCCAAGCGAGAGGCGGAAGAGAAGAATCGTGCTTTGACTGCTTTGGCACATAATGATGTCCGGTACAGAAAATACACGATAGAGGAGATTGAAGAAGCTACTGACAAGTTCTCAGAGGCAATGAAGATTGGAGAAGGAGGTTATGGACCTGTTTATAGAGGCAAACTTGATCACACCCCAGTTGCAATCAAAGTTTTAAGGCCTGATGCTGCTCAAGGAAAGAGGCAATTTCAACAAGAA GTTGAGGTTTTAAGCAGCATTAGACATCCAAACATGGTGCTGCTCCTTGGTGCCTGCCCGGATTATGGATGCTTGGTATATGAATACATGCACAATGGTAGCTTAGAAGATCGATTGCTTCGAAGAGGCAACACCCCTGTAATTCCATGGAGAAAACGGTTCAAAATAGCTGCCGAGATTGCAACGGCACTTCTATTTCTTCACCAAGCTAAGCCAGAACCCCTTGTGCATCGGGACCTGAAGCCAGCAAACATCCTCCTAGACCGCAATTATGTGAGCAAAATTAGTGACGTTGGCCTTGCGCGGTTAGTTCCACCTTCAGTCGCTGATAGTGTCACACAATATCACATGACTTCAGCTGCAGGAACGTTCTGTTACATTGATCCTGAGTACCAACAAACGGGAATGTTGACTACAAAATCAGATATATACTCGTTCGGGATAATGCTACTTCAGATTATCACAGCCAGGTCTCCAATGGGCCTGACTCATCATGTTTCACGTGCCATCGAGAAAGGAACATTGGCAGAGATGCTTGATCCAGCCGTAACAGATTGGCCTGCTGAAGCGGCTGAAAGTTTCTCGAAATTGGCAATACAATGTGCTGAGCTGAGGAAGAAAGACAGGCCAGATCTTGGCACAGTCATTGTGCCTGAGCTTAACCGATTGAAAGACCTAGGAAGGAAACTAGAATCAAACAAGAGTTACGGTTATGCAAAAAGAGAGGGACACTCGCACAGCGGCAGCG ATGGAGGAGTCGAGCATAGAGCACGAGGAAAGATGATCAAAACTGAAGCCTAA
- the LOC102625716 gene encoding U-box domain-containing protein 51 isoform X2, whose translation MFPQFDESVPPNSTAVAIDKDKNSPHAVRWAIDHLIISNPLIILLHIRQKYNHQNSNGGYVESDSEMQQLFTPFRGYCARKGVLLKEVVIDDNDVPKAILEYIGRNLLNNIVVGASTRNALARKFKGVDISTTVMKSAPDFCSVYIISKGKILSVRTAQRPAANTATPPRQPSPGIPPQIPSDHGELDDPFRGQGMRGIPRGLATERLSWEKGSTPIRAAAHDRHRSSPSTLALDTIESTLPGRRSTGRDSFSDESDYSGPLAMGSLDISSKNLDFSSVPVSPRVSSASQSSRDLEAEMRRLKLELRQTMEMYSTACKEALNAKKKAKELNQWKIEEAQRFEEARMAEETALAIAEMEKAKCRAAIEAAEKAQKLADAEAQRRKQAELKAKREAEEKNRALTALAHNDVRYRKYTIEEIEEATDKFSEAMKIGEGGYGPVYRGKLDHTPVAIKVLRPDAAQGKRQFQQEVEVLSSIRHPNMVLLLGACPDYGCLVYEYMHNGSLEDRLLRRGNTPVIPWRKRFKIAAEIATALLFLHQAKPEPLVHRDLKPANILLDRNYVSKISDVGLARLVPPSVADSVTQYHMTSAAGTFCYIDPEYQQTGMLTTKSDIYSFGIMLLQIITARSPMGLTHHVSRAIEKGTLAEMLDPAVTDWPAEAAESFSKLAIQCAELRKKDRPDLGTVIVPELNRLKDLGRKLESNKSYGYAKREGHSHSGSGRTSHTRSNVPRSPPPLSNGGVEHRARGKMIKTEA comes from the exons ATGTTTCCTCAATTCGATGAGAGCGTTCCGCCCAACTCGACGGCCGTGGCCATTGACAAAGACAAGAACAGCCCCCATGCTGTGAGATGGGCCATCGATCATCTTATTATCAGCAACCCTCTTATCATTTTGCTCCACATTCGCCAAAAGTATAATCATC AGAATTCCAATGGAGGTTATGTTGAATCTGATTCTGAGATGCAACAACTTTTCACGCCTTTCCGCGGATATTGTGCGCGTAAAGGG GTTTTATTGAAGGAGGTTGTCATTGATGATAATGATGTTCCTAAAGCAATCCTGGAATACATAGGCAGGAATTTACTCAACAACATCGTTGTTGGTGCATCAACAAGAAATGCTCTTGCAAG GAAGTTTAAAGGTGTTGATATATCAACTACTGTGATGAAATCTGCACCGGACTTTTGTTCTGTgtatataatttcaaaagggAAGATATTATCGGTGCGAACCGCGCAGCGGCCTGCTGCTAATACTGCTACTCCACCAAGGCAACCATCTCCTGGAATTCCACCTCAGATTCCATCTGATCACGGCGAACTAGACGATCCCTTCAG AGGACAGGGCATGAGGGGAATTCCAAGAGGTTTAGCAACAGAAAGATTGTCATGGGAGAAAGGCAGCACTCCAATAAGAGCAGCAGCACACGATAGACATAGAAGCTCTCCATCCACTCTCGCGTTAGACACCATTGAATCCACACTCCCTGGTCGAAGATCAACTGGCCGCGATTCTTTCTCAGATGAATCTGATTATTCAGGCCCACTAGCAATGGGGTCTCTTGATATTTCATCCAAAAATCTTGATTTCTCCAGTGTACCAGTTTCTCCTAGAGTTTCCTCAGCTTCGCAATCTTCG CGGGACTTAGAGGCAGAGATGAGAAGATTAAAGCTGGAGCTTCGGCAGACCATGGAAATGTACAGCACTGCTTGCAAAGAAGCACTCAATGCCAAAAAGAAG GCTAAAGAGCTCAATCAGTGGAAGATAGAGGAGGCGCAGAGATTTGAGGAAGCAAGGATGGCGGAAGAGACAGCTCTGGCCATCGCAGAAATGGAGAAGGCTAAGTGCAGAGCTGCAATTGAAGCAGCTGAGAAAGCTCAGAAGCTAGCAGACGCGGAGgcacagagaagaaaacaagcaGAGTTAAAGGCCAAGCGAGAGGCGGAAGAGAAGAATCGTGCTTTGACTGCTTTGGCACATAATGATGTCCGGTACAGAAAATACACGATAGAGGAGATTGAAGAAGCTACTGACAAGTTCTCAGAGGCAATGAAGATTGGAGAAGGAGGTTATGGACCTGTTTATAGAGGCAAACTTGATCACACCCCAGTTGCAATCAAAGTTTTAAGGCCTGATGCTGCTCAAGGAAAGAGGCAATTTCAACAAGAA GTTGAGGTTTTAAGCAGCATTAGACATCCAAACATGGTGCTGCTCCTTGGTGCCTGCCCGGATTATGGATGCTTGGTATATGAATACATGCACAATGGTAGCTTAGAAGATCGATTGCTTCGAAGAGGCAACACCCCTGTAATTCCATGGAGAAAACGGTTCAAAATAGCTGCCGAGATTGCAACGGCACTTCTATTTCTTCACCAAGCTAAGCCAGAACCCCTTGTGCATCGGGACCTGAAGCCAGCAAACATCCTCCTAGACCGCAATTATGTGAGCAAAATTAGTGACGTTGGCCTTGCGCGGTTAGTTCCACCTTCAGTCGCTGATAGTGTCACACAATATCACATGACTTCAGCTGCAGGAACGTTCTGTTACATTGATCCTGAGTACCAACAAACGGGAATGTTGACTACAAAATCAGATATATACTCGTTCGGGATAATGCTACTTCAGATTATCACAGCCAGGTCTCCAATGGGCCTGACTCATCATGTTTCACGTGCCATCGAGAAAGGAACATTGGCAGAGATGCTTGATCCAGCCGTAACAGATTGGCCTGCTGAAGCGGCTGAAAGTTTCTCGAAATTGGCAATACAATGTGCTGAGCTGAGGAAGAAAGACAGGCCAGATCTTGGCACAGTCATTGTGCCTGAGCTTAACCGATTGAAAGACCTAGGAAGGAAACTAGAATCAAACAAGAGTTACGGTTATGCAAAAAGAGAGGGACACTCGCACAGCGGCAGCGGTAGGACTAGTCATACTCGCAGCAATGTGCCGCGTTCTCCTCCTCCTTTGTCAA ATGGAGGAGTCGAGCATAGAGCACGAGGAAAGATGATCAAAACTGAAGCCTAA
- the LOC102625716 gene encoding U-box domain-containing protein 51 isoform X4, with amino-acid sequence MQQLFTPFRGYCARKGVLLKEVVIDDNDVPKAILEYIGRNLLNNIVVGASTRNALARKFKGVDISTTVMKSAPDFCSVYIISKGKILSVRTAQRPAANTATPPRQPSPGIPPQIPSDHGELDDPFRGQGMRGIPRGLATERLSWEKGSTPIRAAAHDRHRSSPSTLALDTIESTLPGRRSTGRDSFSDESDYSGPLAMGSLDISSKNLDFSSVPVSPRVSSASQSSRDLEAEMRRLKLELRQTMEMYSTACKEALNAKKKAKELNQWKIEEAQRFEEARMAEETALAIAEMEKAKCRAAIEAAEKAQKLADAEAQRRKQAELKAKREAEEKNRALTALAHNDVRYRKYTIEEIEEATDKFSEAMKIGEGGYGPVYRGKLDHTPVAIKVLRPDAAQGKRQFQQEVEVLSSIRHPNMVLLLGACPDYGCLVYEYMHNGSLEDRLLRRGNTPVIPWRKRFKIAAEIATALLFLHQAKPEPLVHRDLKPANILLDRNYVSKISDVGLARLVPPSVADSVTQYHMTSAAGTFCYIDPEYQQTGMLTTKSDIYSFGIMLLQIITARSPMGLTHHVSRAIEKGTLAEMLDPAVTDWPAEAAESFSKLAIQCAELRKKDRPDLGTVIVPELNRLKDLGRKLESNKSYGYAKREGHSHSGSGRTSHTRSNVPRSPPPLSSSSYSNSRISNPSSSQMEESSIEHEER; translated from the exons ATGCAACAACTTTTCACGCCTTTCCGCGGATATTGTGCGCGTAAAGGG GTTTTATTGAAGGAGGTTGTCATTGATGATAATGATGTTCCTAAAGCAATCCTGGAATACATAGGCAGGAATTTACTCAACAACATCGTTGTTGGTGCATCAACAAGAAATGCTCTTGCAAG GAAGTTTAAAGGTGTTGATATATCAACTACTGTGATGAAATCTGCACCGGACTTTTGTTCTGTgtatataatttcaaaagggAAGATATTATCGGTGCGAACCGCGCAGCGGCCTGCTGCTAATACTGCTACTCCACCAAGGCAACCATCTCCTGGAATTCCACCTCAGATTCCATCTGATCACGGCGAACTAGACGATCCCTTCAG AGGACAGGGCATGAGGGGAATTCCAAGAGGTTTAGCAACAGAAAGATTGTCATGGGAGAAAGGCAGCACTCCAATAAGAGCAGCAGCACACGATAGACATAGAAGCTCTCCATCCACTCTCGCGTTAGACACCATTGAATCCACACTCCCTGGTCGAAGATCAACTGGCCGCGATTCTTTCTCAGATGAATCTGATTATTCAGGCCCACTAGCAATGGGGTCTCTTGATATTTCATCCAAAAATCTTGATTTCTCCAGTGTACCAGTTTCTCCTAGAGTTTCCTCAGCTTCGCAATCTTCG CGGGACTTAGAGGCAGAGATGAGAAGATTAAAGCTGGAGCTTCGGCAGACCATGGAAATGTACAGCACTGCTTGCAAAGAAGCACTCAATGCCAAAAAGAAG GCTAAAGAGCTCAATCAGTGGAAGATAGAGGAGGCGCAGAGATTTGAGGAAGCAAGGATGGCGGAAGAGACAGCTCTGGCCATCGCAGAAATGGAGAAGGCTAAGTGCAGAGCTGCAATTGAAGCAGCTGAGAAAGCTCAGAAGCTAGCAGACGCGGAGgcacagagaagaaaacaagcaGAGTTAAAGGCCAAGCGAGAGGCGGAAGAGAAGAATCGTGCTTTGACTGCTTTGGCACATAATGATGTCCGGTACAGAAAATACACGATAGAGGAGATTGAAGAAGCTACTGACAAGTTCTCAGAGGCAATGAAGATTGGAGAAGGAGGTTATGGACCTGTTTATAGAGGCAAACTTGATCACACCCCAGTTGCAATCAAAGTTTTAAGGCCTGATGCTGCTCAAGGAAAGAGGCAATTTCAACAAGAA GTTGAGGTTTTAAGCAGCATTAGACATCCAAACATGGTGCTGCTCCTTGGTGCCTGCCCGGATTATGGATGCTTGGTATATGAATACATGCACAATGGTAGCTTAGAAGATCGATTGCTTCGAAGAGGCAACACCCCTGTAATTCCATGGAGAAAACGGTTCAAAATAGCTGCCGAGATTGCAACGGCACTTCTATTTCTTCACCAAGCTAAGCCAGAACCCCTTGTGCATCGGGACCTGAAGCCAGCAAACATCCTCCTAGACCGCAATTATGTGAGCAAAATTAGTGACGTTGGCCTTGCGCGGTTAGTTCCACCTTCAGTCGCTGATAGTGTCACACAATATCACATGACTTCAGCTGCAGGAACGTTCTGTTACATTGATCCTGAGTACCAACAAACGGGAATGTTGACTACAAAATCAGATATATACTCGTTCGGGATAATGCTACTTCAGATTATCACAGCCAGGTCTCCAATGGGCCTGACTCATCATGTTTCACGTGCCATCGAGAAAGGAACATTGGCAGAGATGCTTGATCCAGCCGTAACAGATTGGCCTGCTGAAGCGGCTGAAAGTTTCTCGAAATTGGCAATACAATGTGCTGAGCTGAGGAAGAAAGACAGGCCAGATCTTGGCACAGTCATTGTGCCTGAGCTTAACCGATTGAAAGACCTAGGAAGGAAACTAGAATCAAACAAGAGTTACGGTTATGCAAAAAGAGAGGGACACTCGCACAGCGGCAGCGGTAGGACTAGTCATACTCGCAGCAATGTGCCGCGTTCTCCTCCTCCTTTGTCAAGTTCGTCTTATTCTAACTCAAGGATATCAAATCCATCATCAAGTCAG ATGGAGGAGTCGAGCATAGAGCACGAGGAAAGATGA
- the LOC102625438 gene encoding mulatexin: MDHHHVKSVTFRRREWFVLLMGMMTMMLKGVAAEDQTAGPAAGLLCISDCATCPVICSPPPPSPEESDTPVAPPPTHHSPPQSYYHSPPPPSPTSSPPPPPPPPRTSEPPSGSSPSWGTPPPPPFKYNNNVPPGQGPPTTVPHDYPYPYYYFYASRASSLSCQASILLMILLCCVVLLF; the protein is encoded by the coding sequence ATGGATCATCATCACGTCAAGAGTGTTACATTTCGACGGCGAGAATGGTTTGTTCTGCTCATGGggatgatgacgatgatgcTCAAAGGAGTTGCAGCCGAGGACCAAACGGCAGGTCCTGCAGCGGGTTTGTTATGTATAAGTGACTGTGCTACCTGTCCTGTTATTTGTTCACCCCCACCACCGTCACCAGAAGAGTCTGATACACCAGTGGCACCACCACCGACTCACCACTCACCCCCACAATCTTACTACCATTCCCCCCCACCACCATCGCCGACGTCATCTCCACCTCCGCCACCGCCACCTCCGCGGACATCCGAGCCGCCGTCGGGGTCTTCTCCTTCTTGGGGCACTCCTCCCCCGCCTCCTTTTAAGTACAATAACAATGTGCCTCCAGGACAAGGGCCACCTACAACAGTGCCCCATGACTACCCTTATCCTTATTACTATTTCTATGCCTCGAGGGCCTCTTCTCTTTCTTGTCAAGCTTCCATTTTGCTTATGATATTGTTGTGTTGTGTTGTGTTATTGTTTTGA